Proteins from one Candidatus Bathyarchaeota archaeon genomic window:
- a CDS encoding glycosyltransferase family 4 protein, whose protein sequence is MTLIIGSFFYIGEAEGISKNAMSLYLSVKRKCSDVKFLAPIIEASEWNRRGRVYLKCTWNWMRYLKKLSSTDLLHLHFSIPSSVFFLKYLNQKTKKIVIQLWNPYFVGEYSSALHMLANSKFMTKRMLTGINYPIVVSSQFMMKQMQDLGLRNNIYLLPAGVDTKTFCPPSKGNVARDKIRLLYYGHLTPNKGVKNLIGAIPRIIQEFKDLELHIYWSGYGNREEIDGLIKKLNLQNYVTVWKEKTNVPSLLRTADIGILPLVSPVGTASPPVSLLEMMASKIPVVATNVGGISEILQDGVNGILCEPNEESLAKGIIRLIQDRRLREKIGEEARKLMVENFDWEVVADRYLDFYEDIANA, encoded by the coding sequence TTGACACTTATCATCGGCAGCTTCTTTTACATCGGAGAAGCCGAGGGAATAAGTAAAAACGCAATGTCGCTTTACCTTTCGGTTAAACGTAAATGTTCCGATGTTAAATTCCTTGCTCCAATAATAGAAGCAAGCGAATGGAACCGAAGGGGACGTGTCTATTTAAAATGCACTTGGAATTGGATGAGATATCTGAAGAAACTCTCATCAACCGATTTACTCCATCTACACTTTTCAATTCCCTCGTCGGTATTCTTTTTAAAGTATTTAAATCAAAAAACTAAGAAAATCGTTATACAATTATGGAATCCTTACTTTGTTGGCGAATACAGCTCAGCGCTTCATATGTTAGCAAATTCAAAATTCATGACAAAACGGATGCTAACTGGAATAAATTATCCAATTGTGGTTTCATCTCAGTTCATGATGAAGCAGATGCAAGATCTCGGGTTAAGAAATAATATCTATTTGCTCCCAGCTGGAGTTGACACTAAGACGTTTTGCCCTCCCTCTAAGGGAAACGTAGCTCGAGATAAAATTAGGTTGTTATACTATGGACACTTGACCCCCAATAAAGGGGTTAAAAATCTTATAGGCGCAATCCCGAGAATTATACAAGAGTTTAAAGACCTAGAATTACATATTTATTGGTCAGGTTATGGAAACCGAGAGGAAATTGACGGGTTAATTAAAAAATTAAATCTTCAAAATTATGTAACTGTATGGAAAGAAAAAACAAACGTGCCAAGTCTCCTCCGCACGGCAGATATAGGCATCCTTCCCCTAGTTTCTCCAGTCGGAACAGCAAGCCCTCCCGTATCCCTTCTTGAAATGATGGCTTCTAAAATCCCAGTTGTCGCGACCAATGTAGGCGGAATCTCGGAGATACTTCAAGACGGAGTGAACGGCATTCTTTGCGAACCTAATGAAGAAAGCTTGGCAAAGGGTATTATCCGTCTTATTCAGGACAGGAGGCTTCGGGAAAAAATCGGAGAAGAAGCGAGAAAGTTAATGGTTGAAAACTTCGACTGGGAAGTAGTGGCAGATCGATATCTAGACTTTTACGAGGACATCGCCAATGCCTAA
- a CDS encoding methyltransferase domain-containing protein: protein MPKDPINYYRQEDVIQQYEKKFTSPGGSLVNQIEIETIASLLNGQTGLCLDIGVGTGRMVPPLSSQGLKVIGLDISKGMLRIAKSKGIPVVYGDARRIPFKDETFDVAIASRVLIHLSDPACYREASRVLRKSGTFVFDTLNKKSLRWLYAFLSNRIVSHNLESEAKTLQKLAEAGFSFEKKIYRFFLPQLFYSKSGGMVLEMVNKIDKFILRSRLKYLAGSIFWKAKKSRGNSRITAHIWNIINAVRLP, encoded by the coding sequence ATGCCTAAAGATCCGATCAACTACTATCGTCAAGAAGACGTCATACAGCAATACGAGAAAAAATTCACCTCCCCCGGTGGAAGCCTCGTCAACCAGATCGAAATTGAAACAATTGCATCCCTTTTGAACGGACAAACTGGTTTATGCCTTGATATCGGCGTAGGAACAGGTCGGATGGTTCCGCCACTTTCATCTCAAGGATTAAAGGTTATTGGATTAGATATTTCCAAGGGAATGCTACGAATTGCAAAGAGTAAAGGAATACCAGTAGTTTATGGAGATGCGAGACGTATTCCATTTAAAGACGAGACCTTCGACGTAGCTATCGCTTCCCGAGTCTTAATTCATTTAAGCGACCCAGCGTGCTATCGTGAGGCGAGTAGGGTGTTGCGAAAAAGCGGAACATTTGTTTTTGACACATTGAACAAAAAGAGTCTGCGATGGTTGTACGCATTTCTATCAAACCGAATCGTTTCCCACAATTTAGAAAGTGAAGCCAAGACATTACAAAAATTGGCCGAAGCAGGGTTTTCGTTCGAAAAGAAGATCTACCGTTTCTTTTTACCCCAACTCTTCTACAGTAAAAGTGGCGGAATGGTCTTAGAGATGGTTAATAAAATTGATAAGTTCATTTTAAGATCTAGATTAAAATACCTTGCCGGATCGATTTTCTGGAAAGCTAAAAAATCTCGTGGAAATTCTCGCATAACCGCTCATATTTGGAATATTATAAATGCGGTTAGACTTCCATAG